Proteins from a single region of Chloroflexota bacterium:
- a CDS encoding TIM barrel protein, with translation MMKFAANLSMLYTEVDVLDRFAKAAEAGFTHVEMLFPFHYDLDAIERELKKHNLTMILFDTDAGNFAGGDRGYLCDPSMKERFHESVKEALAIAPRLGTTLLNALAGKVPAGVSLEEARATCVENLKRAAPLCEAAGVVLMSEGLNSVQTPGYFLDNSMLGFGIVDEVDSPAVKFQYDIYHMQIMEGNLIDTIKSNLSKIAHIQIADVPGRHEPGTGEINYPNVLKAIDESGYQGYVALEYAPSGDTQAGLDAWLPKEQRAVR, from the coding sequence ATGATGAAGTTCGCAGCAAACCTCTCCATGCTCTACACCGAGGTCGATGTGCTGGACCGCTTCGCCAAGGCAGCGGAGGCCGGCTTCACCCACGTCGAGATGCTCTTCCCCTTCCACTACGATCTCGACGCCATCGAGCGAGAGCTGAAGAAGCACAACCTGACGATGATCCTTTTCGACACCGATGCCGGGAACTTTGCCGGCGGAGATCGCGGCTACCTGTGCGATCCGTCGATGAAGGAGCGGTTCCACGAGAGCGTCAAGGAGGCGCTGGCCATCGCGCCGCGCCTGGGCACGACCCTCCTCAACGCCCTCGCCGGTAAGGTGCCGGCCGGCGTGAGCCTCGAGGAGGCGCGCGCCACCTGCGTCGAGAACCTGAAGCGGGCCGCGCCGCTCTGCGAGGCGGCCGGCGTGGTGCTGATGTCGGAAGGGCTGAACTCGGTCCAGACGCCGGGCTACTTCCTGGACAACTCGATGCTCGGGTTCGGCATCGTGGACGAGGTCGACAGTCCGGCCGTCAAGTTCCAGTACGACATCTATCACATGCAGATCATGGAGGGGAACCTGATCGATACGATCAAGAGCAACCTCTCGAAGATCGCACACATCCAGATCGCGGACGTCCCGGGCCGGCACGAGCCGGGCACCGGCGAGATCAACTACCCGAACGTCCTGAAGGCCATCGACGAGAGCGGCTACCAGGGCTACGTCGCGCTGGAGTACGCGCCATCTGGCGACACACAGGCCGGCCTCGACGCCTGGCTACCGAAGGAGCAGCGAGCCGTCCGCTAG
- a CDS encoding DUF2330 domain-containing protein, with protein MNVRWFVASLAALIVLFAVSPGPTAACGGFFCTTVPVDQAAERIIFTMDEGSISTYVQINYVGAAEDFAWVLPVPAVPKVDTAEMAMFRDLDRLTQPVYIGPRPPACLQRPMPSMAAPAGRAAEGGTTVLASGEVGPFGYHVVTSPDPDDLVKWLRENGYRITDEMVPLVKAYTDEGLVFLAMKLKQGQNATDIVPVKLTYESSLPMIPLRLTAVAATPDMPVIVWVFAKDQVQSINYTPITIADSEVKFSPFGGNDYRQTVVRAVDQAGGRAFVTELAQPTGQVRPPSDPAVQLLFQQHPYLTRLYTRISPDEMTIDPVFDLAPGQPTVSNVHDLSGKPAPWSCSDDPFTFKPVADAGPPPWMMAGGRYLQRFNQGGAPKGWAMFTILALTVLAVWRPSALARPARAFGVLIERGRGAARKGVVAAGAARPSRPAGWRRAWWSPAALRLRPDTVALLFLEMLLLQGFHEIEHIVQVFQRTVLGIGSGAGVLGSVFDVEPVHLIYNLGFLALLGAVYQGCRQNRAAIPRNAATVMSLLTVSFFFQGFHTVEHVVKMVQFIQTGMNGTPGIFGYWIPVVFLHLGYNTALYVPVVIAFFVGGFHTASGRILVELLRGGREASRPRMA; from the coding sequence GTGAACGTCCGATGGTTTGTCGCGTCGCTCGCCGCCCTCATCGTCCTGTTCGCCGTCAGCCCGGGACCGACAGCCGCGTGCGGCGGCTTCTTCTGCACCACCGTTCCCGTCGATCAGGCAGCCGAGCGCATCATCTTCACGATGGACGAAGGGTCGATCTCGACCTATGTCCAGATCAACTACGTCGGCGCGGCTGAGGATTTCGCCTGGGTGCTGCCGGTGCCAGCCGTGCCGAAGGTGGACACGGCGGAGATGGCGATGTTCCGCGATCTGGACCGCCTGACCCAACCGGTCTACATCGGGCCACGGCCGCCAGCCTGCCTCCAGCGCCCGATGCCGTCGATGGCTGCGCCGGCCGGCCGCGCAGCCGAGGGTGGCACGACGGTGCTGGCGAGTGGTGAGGTCGGACCGTTCGGCTACCACGTCGTCACCTCGCCGGACCCGGACGACCTTGTCAAGTGGCTGCGCGAGAACGGCTACCGCATCACCGACGAGATGGTCCCGCTGGTCAAGGCGTACACCGACGAGGGGCTGGTGTTCCTGGCCATGAAGCTGAAGCAGGGCCAGAACGCGACGGACATCGTCCCCGTCAAGCTGACCTATGAATCGTCACTGCCGATGATCCCGCTGCGCCTGACCGCCGTCGCCGCGACACCCGACATGCCGGTGATCGTCTGGGTGTTCGCGAAGGATCAGGTGCAGTCGATCAACTACACGCCGATCACCATCGCCGATTCGGAAGTCAAGTTCAGCCCGTTCGGCGGCAACGACTACCGACAGACCGTCGTACGGGCCGTCGATCAGGCCGGCGGGCGCGCGTTCGTCACCGAGCTGGCCCAGCCGACAGGCCAGGTGCGTCCGCCCAGCGATCCGGCCGTGCAGCTACTGTTCCAACAGCACCCGTATCTGACGCGGCTGTACACCCGCATCTCGCCCGACGAGATGACCATCGACCCGGTCTTTGACCTTGCGCCGGGCCAGCCGACCGTCTCCAACGTCCACGATCTGTCTGGCAAGCCGGCCCCCTGGAGCTGTTCGGACGATCCGTTCACGTTCAAGCCGGTGGCCGACGCCGGGCCGCCGCCGTGGATGATGGCCGGTGGCCGCTACCTCCAGCGCTTCAACCAGGGCGGCGCGCCGAAGGGCTGGGCGATGTTCACCATCCTGGCGCTGACGGTGCTCGCCGTCTGGCGGCCGAGCGCCCTGGCGCGGCCGGCGCGGGCGTTCGGCGTGCTGATCGAGCGCGGCAGGGGCGCGGCCCGAAAGGGTGTCGTGGCTGCTGGCGCAGCACGGCCCAGCCGGCCGGCCGGTTGGCGGCGCGCGTGGTGGTCGCCCGCCGCCCTGCGCCTGCGGCCCGACACGGTGGCCCTGCTTTTCCTGGAGATGCTGCTGCTCCAGGGCTTCCACGAGATCGAGCACATCGTGCAGGTATTCCAGCGGACTGTGCTGGGGATCGGGAGTGGGGCCGGCGTGCTTGGCTCCGTCTTCGACGTGGAGCCTGTCCACCTGATCTACAACCTCGGGTTCCTGGCGCTGCTGGGCGCCGTCTATCAGGGCTGCCGTCAGAATCGGGCGGCGATCCCGCGCAATGCCGCCACGGTGATGTCGCTGCTGACGGTGTCGTTCTTCTTCCAGGGCTTCCACACCGTCGAGCACGTCGTGAAGATGGTGCAGTTCATCCAGACCGGGATGAACGGGACGCCCGGGATCTTCGGCTACTGGATCCCGGTGGTGTTCCTGCACCTGGGCTACAACACGGCGCTCTACGTGCCGGTGGTCATCGCGTTCTTCGTGGGCGGTTTCCACACGGCGTCCGGTCGCATCCTCGTCGAGCTGCTGCGCGGCGGTCGGGAGGCATCGCGGCCTCGGATGGCGTAA
- a CDS encoding response regulator produces the protein MLPETEHRPRLLIADDDPTLAETMREVLEEDFAVEVTSDGSEALARAQQDRPDVLVIDAQMPRMDGLRACRALRRDPRTADLPIIMVTGCTGPEFVREAFAAGVTDYLPKPFSISQLRARATTWLLRQRAS, from the coding sequence ATGCTTCCCGAGACCGAGCATCGGCCCCGTCTACTGATCGCTGACGACGACCCCACCCTTGCCGAGACGATGCGCGAGGTGCTGGAAGAGGATTTTGCCGTCGAGGTGACGTCGGATGGCTCCGAGGCGCTGGCGCGCGCTCAGCAGGACCGTCCTGACGTCCTGGTCATCGATGCCCAGATGCCTCGGATGGACGGACTGCGCGCCTGCCGCGCCCTGCGCCGCGATCCGCGCACCGCCGACCTGCCGATCATCATGGTGACGGGCTGCACCGGCCCCGAGTTCGTACGCGAGGCGTTCGCGGCGGGCGTGACTGACTACCTGCCCAAGCCGTTCAGTATCTCGCAACTGCGGGCGCGCGCGACGACGTGGCTTCTGCGCCAGCGGGCCAGCTAG
- a CDS encoding MBL fold metallo-hydrolase produces the protein MKVRFWGTRGSIPSPGPRTIRYGGNCSCVEVRTPSGELFIVDAGTGIRELGLALMSEQPVTAHILLSHTHWDHISGFPFFPPAFAPGNTLTIYAARNIDKRLEDVMAGQMEYTYFPVTLSDLPSVISYRELLEETFTVGSATIATHYLNHTSICMGYRIEEGGKSVAYVSDHEPYGLALFGADPPADRIGRGLRDGVVHVGDRRLIEWVKGADLIIQDTQYTPDEYPRKIGWGHGSADYVTDVAIMAGAKRLALYHHDPLHDDDTVDRIVDYCRARVAEAGAALEVFAAAEGQELHL, from the coding sequence ATGAAGGTCCGGTTCTGGGGGACGCGCGGGTCCATTCCGTCGCCCGGTCCCCGCACGATTCGGTATGGTGGGAACTGCTCCTGTGTCGAGGTTCGGACGCCGTCTGGCGAGCTGTTCATCGTGGACGCAGGCACCGGTATCCGCGAGCTCGGGCTGGCGCTCATGTCCGAGCAGCCGGTCACTGCCCACATCTTGCTCAGCCACACCCACTGGGACCACATCTCGGGCTTCCCGTTCTTTCCGCCCGCCTTCGCCCCTGGCAATACCCTGACGATCTACGCGGCCCGCAACATCGATAAGCGGCTCGAAGACGTGATGGCCGGACAGATGGAGTACACCTACTTCCCCGTCACGCTGTCGGATCTGCCATCGGTCATCAGCTATCGAGAGCTGTTGGAAGAGACGTTCACCGTCGGCTCGGCGACGATCGCCACGCACTACCTGAATCACACCTCGATCTGCATGGGCTACCGGATCGAGGAGGGCGGCAAGAGCGTAGCCTACGTCAGCGACCACGAGCCGTACGGGCTGGCTCTCTTCGGGGCCGATCCGCCCGCCGACAGGATCGGGCGCGGGCTGCGGGATGGCGTCGTGCACGTCGGAGACCGCCGGTTGATCGAGTGGGTCAAGGGTGCGGACCTCATCATTCAGGATACCCAGTACACGCCTGACGAGTACCCGAGGAAGATCGGGTGGGGGCACGGCAGCGCTGACTACGTCACCGACGTGGCGATCATGGCGGGAGCGAAGCGGCTCGCGCTCTATCACCACGACCCGCTGCACGACGACGACACGGTAGACCGCATCGTGGACTACTGTCGTGCGCGAGTGGCCGAGGCCGGGGCTGCACTCGAAGTCTTCGCGGCCGCCGAGGGCCAGGAGCTGCACCTGTAG
- a CDS encoding NAD(P)H-hydrate dehydratase, which yields MPEPFPIVSVAEMRALEAAAVEAGTPERVLQERAGLAVADAVEAELVAAGRDAARRPRIVVLVGAGNNGRDAVVAGRRLAARGGRVSLWWGSRCPLSQAERIDLAAEGLRFARFDEEGFAPHLATEVEASDVVIDGLLGVGSRGPMRPELARVAGVANAARGRTEGRRAVAVDVPSGIDADDGSTPGTVVRADLTVTFGAVKTGLLRFPAAGHAGRIIPARIGLPSTVVSAHSLRALDVPSVRGLAPARAADAHKYRVGRVLVIAGSDQYVGAACLASEAAARAGAGLVGLASTEAVKRVLATRLPEATYPLTLADLAHRTDAEAAAVVEVLADQEALAIGPGIGRAPATAAFLRAVLTGNAAQPAPTPCVIDADALSLLAQWPDWWQQIGREHVLTPHAGEMARLLDGTPQLDRVDGEATWETARRAAQHWGQIVVLKGPFTTVALPDGSAWVWPHANAALATAGTGDVLAGLTASLLAQGLTPSAAARLGVVVHALAARRAADRLGTRTLLASDLPAALPAVLADLESPRPFV from the coding sequence GTGCCCGAGCCGTTCCCGATCGTCTCGGTAGCTGAGATGCGCGCCCTCGAGGCGGCGGCTGTCGAGGCCGGCACGCCGGAGCGGGTGCTCCAGGAGCGGGCGGGCCTCGCCGTAGCCGACGCCGTCGAGGCCGAGCTTGTGGCAGCAGGCCGAGACGCCGCGCGCCGGCCACGGATCGTCGTGCTGGTCGGGGCCGGCAACAACGGTCGCGACGCCGTCGTGGCTGGCCGGCGGCTGGCAGCACGCGGCGGCCGGGTGTCGCTCTGGTGGGGCTCGCGCTGCCCACTCTCGCAGGCCGAGCGGATCGATCTCGCTGCTGAGGGGCTGCGTTTCGCCCGCTTCGACGAGGAGGGGTTTGCACCGCACCTCGCGACGGAGGTCGAGGCGAGCGATGTCGTCATCGACGGTCTGCTCGGCGTGGGCAGTCGCGGCCCGATGCGTCCGGAGCTGGCGCGGGTCGCTGGCGTCGCCAACGCGGCGCGCGGTCGGACCGAAGGGCGGCGGGCCGTGGCCGTCGACGTGCCGAGCGGCATCGACGCCGACGACGGCTCGACGCCCGGGACCGTGGTCCGGGCCGACCTCACGGTGACGTTCGGGGCCGTCAAGACGGGGTTGCTGCGATTCCCGGCGGCCGGGCACGCTGGACGGATCATTCCTGCTCGAATCGGCCTGCCATCCACGGTCGTGAGCGCCCACAGCCTGCGGGCGCTCGACGTACCGAGCGTGCGTGGCCTTGCGCCCGCCCGAGCGGCCGACGCCCACAAGTACCGGGTGGGGCGCGTCCTGGTCATCGCGGGGTCCGATCAGTATGTTGGGGCGGCCTGTCTGGCGTCGGAGGCGGCGGCGCGGGCCGGGGCGGGCCTCGTCGGGCTGGCATCGACCGAGGCCGTCAAGCGGGTGCTCGCCACGCGGCTCCCCGAGGCGACGTACCCGCTGACGCTCGCGGACCTTGCCCACCGCACGGATGCCGAGGCAGCGGCCGTCGTCGAGGTGCTGGCGGACCAGGAGGCGCTGGCGATCGGGCCAGGCATCGGGCGGGCGCCGGCCACGGCAGCGTTTCTCCGAGCCGTGTTGACCGGGAACGCGGCCCAGCCAGCGCCGACGCCCTGTGTCATCGATGCGGACGCGCTCTCGCTGCTGGCCCAGTGGCCGGACTGGTGGCAGCAGATCGGCCGCGAGCATGTCCTGACACCGCACGCCGGCGAGATGGCACGGCTGCTCGACGGCACGCCGCAGCTCGACCGGGTGGATGGCGAGGCTACCTGGGAGACGGCTCGTCGGGCGGCGCAGCATTGGGGCCAGATCGTGGTGCTCAAGGGGCCGTTCACGACGGTCGCCCTGCCAGACGGCTCGGCCTGGGTCTGGCCGCACGCCAATGCTGCCCTGGCGACGGCCGGCACCGGCGATGTGCTGGCCGGCCTCACCGCGAGTCTGCTCGCACAGGGGTTGACGCCGTCAGCGGCGGCGCGGCTGGGCGTGGTGGTGCATGCGCTCGCCGCTCGCCGCGCCGCCGACCGCCTGGGCACGCGCACCCTGCTGGCGTCGGACCTGCCAGCCGCGCTGCCGGCCGTGCTGGCGGACCTCGAAAGCCCTCGGCCATTCGTCTGA
- a CDS encoding antibiotic biosynthesis monooxygenase — MFVAINKLTVPAEYGGRLEQGFTHNASGMAGVAGFVSFDLLRVEGGGEYLVVTKWQDKASFEAWRDGDAFSKAHSNVNPNSPVKSELGSYDVVISRP; from the coding sequence ATGTTTGTGGCGATCAACAAGCTGACCGTGCCGGCCGAGTACGGCGGCCGGCTGGAGCAAGGGTTCACCCACAACGCCAGCGGCATGGCGGGCGTGGCCGGCTTCGTGTCGTTCGACCTGCTGCGCGTGGAGGGTGGTGGCGAGTACCTCGTCGTCACCAAGTGGCAGGACAAGGCGTCGTTCGAGGCGTGGCGCGATGGCGACGCGTTCAGCAAGGCGCACAGCAACGTCAACCCCAACAGTCCGGTCAAGTCGGAGCTTGGCAGCTACGACGTGGTGATCAGCCGACCGTAG
- a CDS encoding tetratricopeptide repeat protein, giving the protein MASRRSQPEPLTDDERAILEEQTQRNLDGMELEAAGRMDLAIELYEQNVEEGFAGDWPYSRLVTVYERQGDYAEAERVLRRAIDVTKADRRRPAADRRSVVEGLQGRLRVLKKAAQAAKKAGDARRGHASVPLPMVDGR; this is encoded by the coding sequence ATGGCGTCCCGACGTTCCCAGCCCGAGCCGCTCACCGACGACGAGCGCGCGATCCTCGAAGAGCAGACCCAGCGCAACCTCGACGGCATGGAGCTGGAGGCGGCCGGGCGGATGGATCTGGCCATCGAGCTGTACGAGCAGAACGTCGAGGAGGGTTTCGCGGGCGACTGGCCGTACAGCCGGCTGGTGACCGTCTACGAGCGCCAGGGCGACTACGCCGAGGCCGAGCGGGTACTACGCCGAGCCATCGACGTGACGAAGGCTGACCGCCGCCGTCCTGCGGCCGACCGACGCTCGGTGGTCGAAGGCTTGCAGGGACGGCTGCGTGTGCTGAAGAAGGCCGCGCAGGCGGCGAAAAAGGCTGGAGACGCGCGTAGGGGACACGCCTCCGTGCCGCTGCCGATGGTGGACGGTCGTTGA
- the amrB gene encoding AmmeMemoRadiSam system protein B, with protein MTSGSGGSDDTTPLPRLRAAVDAARVPPQHGDDLVCLYDRDDPAGAQVVMSQGGLLLASLLDGRRSASAVQAVFALRTGQTLPSEDLTAFVDRLDQALLLESTRYQLHHRRIAEAFRRGPTRPAVHAGGAYPGHPDDLRDFLGRQYVREGGPGGHPGPVTKGPRRGLLVPHIDLHRGGHSYAWAYRELAESVPADLYVLLGTCHMPMRRPFAATRLPYDTPFGPVTADRAALDRLAAIAPFDIYEDELSHRREHALEFQAVYLKYLEHTGAGAPAEVVSILCVPPSKLPDGGVPGDDPATDEFLQALQGVLQVDGRRVCFVAGADFAHVGPQFGDPSPVDARFADHVRAGDLAMLDLIAAGDADGFYRQVVQEPAGPGMANESAAVGGPRRICGLAPTYAMLRLVERDNGQILHYDQWIDEGGAGSVTFGSVIFD; from the coding sequence ATGACGTCGGGGAGCGGCGGCTCGGACGACACCACGCCGCTCCCACGGCTGCGCGCGGCCGTTGACGCCGCGCGCGTCCCGCCCCAGCACGGCGACGACCTCGTCTGCCTCTACGACCGCGACGATCCGGCCGGCGCGCAGGTGGTCATGTCGCAGGGCGGCCTGCTGCTGGCGAGCCTGCTGGACGGACGGCGCTCGGCGTCGGCGGTGCAGGCCGTGTTCGCGTTGCGGACCGGCCAGACGCTCCCGTCCGAGGATCTGACCGCGTTCGTCGACCGATTGGATCAGGCCCTCTTGCTGGAAAGCACCCGCTATCAGCTACACCACCGTCGCATCGCCGAAGCGTTCCGAAGAGGCCCCACCCGGCCGGCCGTGCATGCTGGCGGCGCGTACCCCGGGCATCCCGACGATCTCCGCGACTTTCTCGGGCGACAGTACGTCCGGGAAGGCGGGCCGGGCGGCCATCCTGGCCCGGTCACGAAAGGGCCAAGACGCGGACTGTTGGTCCCGCACATCGATCTGCATCGCGGGGGGCACTCGTACGCCTGGGCCTACCGCGAGCTTGCCGAGTCCGTGCCAGCCGACTTGTACGTCTTGCTGGGCACCTGCCACATGCCGATGCGGCGGCCCTTCGCGGCGACACGCCTGCCCTACGACACGCCGTTCGGGCCGGTCACGGCCGACCGCGCCGCGTTGGATCGGCTGGCGGCCATCGCGCCGTTCGACATCTACGAGGACGAGCTGTCCCACCGCCGCGAGCACGCGCTGGAGTTTCAGGCCGTCTACCTCAAGTACCTGGAGCACACCGGCGCGGGCGCGCCGGCCGAGGTCGTGTCGATCCTCTGCGTGCCGCCGAGCAAGCTGCCAGATGGCGGCGTTCCAGGTGACGACCCGGCTACCGATGAGTTCCTGCAGGCGCTCCAGGGCGTGTTGCAGGTTGATGGTCGGCGCGTCTGCTTCGTGGCCGGAGCCGACTTCGCGCATGTTGGGCCGCAGTTCGGCGATCCGTCGCCCGTGGACGCGCGCTTCGCCGACCATGTCCGCGCCGGCGACCTGGCGATGCTCGACCTGATCGCGGCCGGCGACGCGGACGGCTTCTACCGCCAGGTGGTCCAGGAGCCGGCCGGCCCCGGCATGGCGAACGAGAGCGCCGCCGTGGGCGGGCCGCGCCGCATCTGCGGCCTCGCGCCAACCTACGCCATGCTGCGGCTTGTCGAGCGCGACAACGGCCAGATCCTGCACTATGACCAGTGGATCGACGAGGGCGGGGCTGGCTCCGTCACGTTCGGATCCGTCATCTTCGATTGA
- a CDS encoding fumarylacetoacetate hydrolase family protein: MRLVTFQDAAGVRIGAVIGDDQVLDLAAAADVPSDMLAFIDAGASALERAQKAVSAADKGKLLALSSVKLLAPIPRPRKNVFALGLNYADHVAEGARTRGEAVKLPEFPVYFTKAVTAVIGPSDPIPFDGRLSPQWDWEAELALVIGKTGRDISKADALSHVFGYTCLNDVSVRDVQRRHGGQFFKGKSTDGTCPIGPWIVTADEIPNPGVLKIQSRVNGVVKQDSNTKHMIFDVPTTIESLSAGLTLEAGDIVATGTPDGVGMARTPPEWLAPGDVVEIEVEGVGVLKNAVVDRWA; encoded by the coding sequence ATGCGACTCGTCACCTTCCAGGATGCCGCCGGCGTCCGCATTGGCGCGGTCATCGGCGACGATCAGGTTCTCGATCTGGCGGCAGCCGCCGATGTGCCGTCCGACATGCTCGCGTTCATCGACGCCGGCGCGAGCGCGCTGGAGCGTGCCCAGAAGGCCGTGTCGGCGGCCGACAAGGGCAAGCTGCTGGCGCTCTCCAGCGTCAAGCTGCTCGCGCCGATCCCGCGCCCGCGAAAGAACGTCTTCGCGCTGGGCCTCAACTACGCCGACCACGTGGCCGAGGGCGCTCGCACACGGGGCGAGGCCGTCAAGTTGCCGGAGTTCCCCGTCTACTTCACCAAGGCGGTCACGGCGGTCATCGGGCCGTCCGACCCGATCCCGTTCGACGGCCGGCTGTCGCCGCAGTGGGACTGGGAGGCCGAGCTTGCCCTGGTGATCGGCAAGACCGGCCGCGACATCAGCAAGGCCGACGCGCTGAGCCACGTCTTCGGGTACACCTGCCTGAACGACGTGTCCGTGCGGGACGTTCAGCGGCGGCACGGCGGCCAGTTCTTCAAGGGCAAGAGCACCGACGGCACCTGCCCCATCGGGCCGTGGATCGTGACGGCCGACGAGATCCCGAATCCCGGCGTGCTGAAGATTCAGTCGCGGGTCAACGGCGTCGTCAAGCAGGACTCGAACACGAAGCACATGATCTTCGACGTGCCGACCACCATCGAGTCGCTGTCGGCGGGGCTGACGCTCGAAGCCGGCGACATCGTGGCCACGGGCACGCCGGACGGCGTCGGCATGGCCCGCACGCCACCCGAGTGGCTGGCCCCTGGCGATGTCGTCGAGATCGAGGTTGAGGGCGTCGGCGTCCTCAAGAACGCGGTCGTGGATCGCTGGGCCTGA
- a CDS encoding LacI family DNA-binding transcriptional regulator — protein MRDIAKAAGVPVSAVPLVLADKPGVSADRRARVRQAIEDLGYARPLGPGRQTRRHRLGLVIEGRGIPIFTDYYYGEILAGIQAEAKALRLAVWLHAFEPETETIDDVARAARDEVDGFVVVSGGDMTDERISLLERTGLPTVLVDNYIIGHDVHAVVADNYGAGYVATRHLLDLGHRRIGMIAGSRAYRKFVHRQSGYADALAEAGIGPDLSLMPPAHLSEGRAGEPRAGEIEMAGFLALPPDRRPTALVAANDRLAARALLVAHRAGVRVPSELSVVGIGDVDEATSTIPPLTTVSIPRREMGVLGVRRLVELLRGTAPTPQKTVLHTRLMQRESSGPAPE, from the coding sequence ATGCGCGACATTGCGAAGGCGGCTGGCGTGCCTGTCTCGGCAGTGCCGCTGGTGCTGGCCGACAAGCCCGGCGTCTCGGCCGACCGTCGAGCACGCGTGCGGCAGGCGATTGAGGATCTCGGGTACGCCCGGCCGCTCGGGCCGGGCCGACAGACCCGGCGGCATCGGCTCGGGCTGGTGATCGAGGGACGCGGCATCCCGATCTTCACCGACTACTACTACGGCGAGATTCTGGCCGGCATCCAGGCCGAGGCCAAGGCGCTCAGGCTGGCGGTCTGGCTGCACGCCTTCGAGCCGGAGACCGAGACCATCGACGACGTGGCGCGGGCCGCCCGTGACGAGGTGGACGGCTTCGTCGTGGTGAGCGGCGGCGACATGACCGACGAGCGGATCTCCCTCCTGGAGCGGACCGGCCTGCCGACTGTGCTGGTGGACAACTACATCATCGGGCACGACGTCCACGCCGTTGTCGCGGACAACTACGGGGCCGGGTACGTCGCCACCCGGCATCTGCTCGACCTGGGGCATCGGCGCATCGGGATGATCGCCGGCTCGCGGGCCTATCGAAAGTTCGTCCACCGGCAGAGCGGCTATGCCGACGCGCTGGCCGAGGCCGGCATCGGGCCGGACCTGAGCCTGATGCCGCCAGCGCATCTCTCCGAAGGGCGGGCCGGCGAGCCACGGGCTGGCGAGATCGAGATGGCCGGGTTCCTGGCCCTGCCGCCGGACCGTCGCCCGACGGCGCTGGTGGCGGCCAACGACCGGCTGGCCGCTCGCGCCCTGCTGGTGGCGCACCGGGCAGGAGTTCGCGTGCCGTCCGAGCTGTCCGTGGTCGGCATCGGCGACGTGGACGAGGCGACCTCGACGATCCCGCCGCTGACGACGGTCAGCATCCCGCGCCGCGAGATGGGCGTGCTGGGCGTGCGCCGGCTGGTCGAGCTGCTGCGGGGAACGGCCCCGACGCCCCAGAAGACGGTGCTCCACACGCGGCTGATGCAGCGCGAGTCGTCGGGGCCGGCGCCAGAGTAA
- a CDS encoding amidohydrolase, whose translation MIPGAAGLPIIDCDLHNQAPSTQALMPYLPEFWRDAVEQTGFKGPTDDAYPPGLPTSIRPGSRPKGGGRPGTTVEQVREQVLDPWNVEIGILSCSYGVDGIHNPFGAEAFSRAANDWQIEHWLERDSRLRGSIVVPIQHPDMAAAEIRRVGGHPGFVQVALPARAERPYGNRRYLPVFEAALEHDLVVSIQFGGSPGVPPTSAGWPTHYVEEWVGMASVFQSHLMSLVSEGIFDRFPTLRVVCVESGWTWLPAMLWRLDKEWKGLRREVPWVRRAPSEYILEHVRFTLQPVDAPPESEFLLETLDQLGSDDLLLFSTDWPHWQYDSPAEAFPLDLPPALTDKILRGNARSFYKFA comes from the coding sequence ATGATTCCGGGCGCGGCTGGCCTGCCCATCATCGATTGTGACCTCCACAATCAGGCGCCGAGCACGCAGGCGCTCATGCCGTACCTCCCCGAGTTCTGGCGCGACGCCGTCGAGCAGACCGGCTTCAAAGGTCCGACCGACGATGCGTATCCGCCGGGCCTGCCGACCTCGATCCGCCCGGGCAGCCGGCCGAAAGGCGGCGGACGGCCCGGCACGACGGTCGAGCAGGTCCGCGAGCAGGTGCTCGATCCGTGGAACGTCGAGATCGGCATTTTGAGCTGCTCCTACGGGGTGGACGGCATCCACAATCCGTTTGGCGCGGAGGCGTTCTCGCGCGCCGCCAACGATTGGCAGATCGAGCACTGGCTGGAGCGGGACTCACGCCTGCGCGGCTCGATCGTCGTGCCGATCCAGCACCCTGACATGGCCGCTGCCGAGATCCGCCGCGTGGGCGGCCACCCGGGCTTCGTCCAGGTGGCGCTGCCGGCCCGCGCCGAGCGCCCGTACGGCAACCGCCGCTACCTGCCCGTCTTCGAGGCAGCGCTGGAGCACGATCTCGTCGTCAGCATCCAGTTCGGCGGCTCGCCGGGCGTGCCGCCGACCTCCGCTGGCTGGCCGACCCACTACGTCGAAGAGTGGGTGGGGATGGCGAGCGTCTTTCAGTCCCACCTGATGAGCCTCGTCTCCGAGGGCATCTTCGACCGCTTCCCCACGCTGCGGGTGGTCTGCGTCGAGAGCGGCTGGACCTGGCTGCCGGCCATGCTCTGGCGGCTCGACAAGGAGTGGAAGGGCCTGCGCCGCGAGGTGCCGTGGGTCAGGCGCGCCCCCTCCGAGTACATCCTCGAACACGTCCGATTCACGCTCCAACCCGTCGATGCGCCGCCCGAGTCCGAGTTCCTGCTGGAGACGCTCGATCAGCTTGGCTCAGATGATCTGCTGCTCTTCTCCACGGACTGGCCGCACTGGCAGTACGACTCGCCAGCCGAGGCGTTCCCGCTCGACCTCCCGCCGGCCCTGACCGACAAGATCCTGCGCGGCAACGCCCGCTCCTTCTACAAATTCGCCTGA